The stretch of DNA CCGGTCCGACGACCCACGCAGGACATGCCGGGCTTTCTTGACTCAGTCCAGAAAAGGGTCGACACTGCGTCGGTGCCTCCGATCCGTCGAACCGACGACCTGCTGCGCTCGGCAGGGCTACGGGTGACCCGTCCGCGGCGGGCGGTCCTCGACGCCGTGCAATCGCGCCCGCACTCCGACACGGACGGCATCATCACCGCGGTGAAGGACCACTTCCCTGATGTGTCACGGCAGGCGGTCTACAACTCGCTGCACGCGCTGACCGATGCCGGGCTGCTCCGACGCATCCAGCCGTCGGGCTCGGTCGCCCGTTACGAGGCACGCATCGGCGACAACCACCACCACCTGGTGTGCCGCACCTGCGGGGTGATCGTCGACGTCGACTGCGCGGTCGGCGAGGCACCCTGCCTGACCGCGTCCCACGACCACGGCTTCGCCGTCGACGAGGCGGAGGTCATCTACTGGGGCCACTGCCCCGCGTGCAGCGCCGCCTGAGCCCCCTCCCCAGCCCCACCCGTCCCCTCCCGGAAGGAACCACGTGACCCAGACCCACAACGCGAAAGTCGGCGACATGCAGTCGGCGGAGAGCGAAGCCCGCTGCCCCGTCGCGACCGTCGGACCGCGCAACCACCCCACTGAGGGCGGCGGGAACCGCGACTGGTGGCCCAACCAGCTCAATCTCAAGATCCTGCGCAAGCACCCCGCGGTGGCCAACCCGATGGGCGAGGACTTCGACTACGCCGCCGCCTTCGCCGGCGTCGATCTGGACGAGCTGGCCCGCGACGTCGACGCGGTGCTGACCACGTCGCAGGACTGGTGGCCCGCCGACTTCGGTCACTACGGGCCGTTCATGGTCCGGATGGCCTGGCACAGCGCCGGGACCTACCGGCTCAGCGACGGGCGTGGTGGCGCCGGCGCCGGCATGCAGCGCTTCGCCCCGCTGAACAGCTGGCCGGACAACGGCAACCTGGACAA from Nakamurella deserti encodes:
- a CDS encoding Fur family transcriptional regulator, translating into MPPIRRTDDLLRSAGLRVTRPRRAVLDAVQSRPHSDTDGIITAVKDHFPDVSRQAVYNSLHALTDAGLLRRIQPSGSVARYEARIGDNHHHLVCRTCGVIVDVDCAVGEAPCLTASHDHGFAVDEAEVIYWGHCPACSAA